TCCGGCGTGGTGCGGTGGCCCAGAGATCACGGAGCAGGCGCATGGGACGGTCCTCCGGACTCGGGTGGGCGGGGCGGTGCTCCCAGCCTGGTCGTCCGACGGCGACGGCTCAACGCATTTACGCCGGCGGCAGACATCCCCGGCTCAGGTCTGGGCGACCCGGCGGACGATACCGAGCAGCGCCTCCTGCACATCCTCGATCGGCCGCTCCGGCTGGAAGACCAGCCAGTCCACGGCCACCACCAGCCCGACGCCGAACAGCGCGGAGCTGGCCGTCCGCACGTCCAGGTCGGCCGGGAGGTCACCGCTGGCGACCCCGGCCCGGACGGTCTCGGCGATCACCTCGATGGCCTCGCCGCGCAGCAGCCGCAGGGTCTGCTGCCACTCCCGGTTGGTCCGCCACATCTCCGAGAGCAGGAGCTGGGCGAAGGCCCGGTACCGACGGATGTACTCCAGCTCGGCGCGGACCAGGGCGGCGAGCGCCTCGCGCGGCGGCAGCCCGGCGACCGCGGCCCGGAAGTCGGCGGTGAGCAGCCCGATGCCGTGTCGCAACAGCTCCTCGAAGAGCACGGTCTTGGACTCGAAGTTGTAGTAGACGGTTCCCTTGGCCACCCCGGCGCGGGCCGCGATGTCGTCCACGGTGGTGGCCGAGAAGCCCTGCTCGGCGATGAGCTCCACCGCCGCCACGAAGAGGCGCTGGCGGGTGTCCTCCCGCCGCCGCGACCGTCCGTCCGTCACTCGCCCTCCACGTCCACCCGTCCGGCACGCGCCGGTGGGCCGGCCCGTGCCGGAGCCCCGGGTCACCGCCGTCCGGCCCATCAGCATCCTCACATGGTCAGTTCGGGGTGCAGCTTGGCCGGGGTCAGCCGGCGGGACCGGCGCGTCGCGCCGATGGTGAACAGCAGCGCGCCCACCCCGAACGCGACCAGCACGGCCGCTCCGGTGAGCACCGGCCCGGTGGGTCCGCCGTTGATGGTGTGCCGGAGCCCGGCCACCACGTACGTCATCGGCAGCCAGGGGTGGATGGCCTGGAAGAAGCCGGGCGAGGTCTGCACCGGGTAGGTGCCGCCGGAGGAGGTGAGCTGGAGCATCAGCAGGGCCAACGCGGCGAGCCGGCCGGCCGGACCGAGCGCCGCACCGAGCAGCTGCATGATCGCGGTGAAGGCGAGCGAGGTCAGCGCGAGCAGGCCGAGGGTGGCCAGGTCGTGCACCGGGTCCAGGCCGAGCACCAGGGTGACCACGGTGAAGAGCACCCCGGCCTGGGCCAGGCCGATCGCCGCGGCGGGCAGCCAGCCGGCGAGCGCGACCCGCCAGCCGGGCGCACCGGACATCACGTGCCGCCGGTTGACCGGCCGCAGCAGCATGTACGTGATCATCGCGCCGACCCAGAGCGCCAGGGCCAGGAAGTACGGGGCGAAGCCCACGCCGTACGAGCCGGCCGGGTGCTGCGAGTTGCGGATCAGCCCGACCGGGTCGCCGAGGATGTCGGAGCGGCTCTCCGCGTCGTGGTACCCGGGCAGCCTCTTCTCCCCCGCGGCGAGCCCGTCGGCGAGGTCGCCGGCGCCGCCCTCCAGCTTGGTCAGCCCGTCGGCGAGCCGGTCGCTGCCGCTGCTGAGCTGGGCCAGCCCGCCGTCGAGCTGGCGGGCGCCGGTGGCGAGCCGGTACAGCCCGCCGCGGAGCTGGTCCGCGCCGTCGGCGGCGCCGCCCAGCCCGTCGCGGAGCTTGGCGCTGCCGGCGGCGAGGGTGGTCAGCCCGCTGGCGAGCTGGTCGACCTTGGCCCGGGCGGAGGCGACGTCGTCGGCGAGGTGCGGCGCGGCGGTGGCGACCTCGCCGGCGGTCGCGGCCACCTGGGTCATCTTCTTCTGCAGCGCGGCCAGGTCGGTCTTGTCCAGGGTGGCGGCCATCGCCTTGGCGGCGGTGACGGCCTTGTCGGCGGCCTGCCGGGCGGCGACGAGGTTCGGGTCGTCGGCCAGCTCGGGGTGGGCCTCGACCAGCGCGTCCAGCCGGTCGCGGACCTGCTCCGCCTGGGTCACCACCTGGTCCGCCTTCGCCGGCAGCGCGTCGATGCCGTCGGCGAGCGCCTGCGCGCCCTCGGCGACCAGGGTGGCGGCGCGCTGGATGTCCGCGGCGTTCTTCCGCAGCAGCGGCTCGTACTTGTCGACGGCCGCGTCCACCCGGGCGGCGGCCGCGCGGGTCTCGGTCGCCGCGTGGTTGGTGCCGTCGGCGATCTGCGCCGCGCCGGTGTAGAGCTGGTCGAGCCCGGAGGCCAGCTTGTCCGCGCCCTGTACGGACCTGCCCAGGCCGTCCGCGAGCTGCCCGGCCCCGTTCTCCGAGGCGTCCAGCCCGTCGGCGATCTTCCCGGCGCCGTCCTCGGAGGCGCCGAGCCCGTCGTGGATCCTCCCGGCGCCGTCGGCGGCCCGGCCGGTCTCGGCCTTGGCGTCGGTGAACCCGATCAGCATCTTGTCGAAGTACGAGGCGGCCGTGCTCTCCGCGGCGGCGGCTCGGATCTCGCTGAACGCGGAGCGGGCGAGCAGCCCGGAGAGGTAGTTGGTGGCGTCGTCGTTGACCACCTTCAGCTCGCCCCGGCGGGCCGGCTGGTTCGGCTCGGGGCTGGCCGCCAGGGTGGCCGAGAAGTCCGCCGGGATGGAGAAGACCAGGTGGTAGCGGCCGCTGCGCAGGCCGGCGGTGGCGTCGTCGGAGTTGGTGACGGTCCAGCCGAAGACCTTGCGGCCGATCAGCTCGTCGGTGAGGTCCCGGCCGGCGTGCACCTCGGTGCCGTCGCCGGCCTTCGCCGGCCGGTCGGCGTTGACCAGGGCGACCGGGATGCGATCCAGGTTCCCGTACGGGTCCCAGAAGGCGTAGAGGTAGAGGGCGCCGTAGAGCAGCGGGATGACGGTGAGGACGGCGAGCGCGGCGCGCGGCAGCCGGCCCCGGGTCATCCGGCGCAGCTCGAACAGCGCAAGACGAACGACACTCATGCGGTCACCTCGGGGGTCTGGTCCTGGGCCGCCCGGGGGGCGACGAGGGCGGCCGGGGGCAGGGTCAGCTCGGTGCGGGTGGGCAGGGTCGGATCGCCGAGCCGGTGGGTGATCGCGATGGTGCCGGGTTCGACGGCGCGGGCGCTGGCGATGACGGCGTATCCCTGGTCGGCGAGGCGGGACAGGGCGGCCCAGATCCACTGCCGCTCGGGGGCGTCGGATCCGGCGTCCACGTCGTCGGCGACGATCAGGTTCGGGCCGCTCAGGCTGGCCAGCACCAGGCCGAGCACCTGCCGCTCGACGGGGGTGAGGTCCCGGCCGTACCGGTCGGGGTCGAGCGGGCTGTCGGTGAAGCCGGCGCCGGCGATGGCGGCGGCGAAGGCGTCCCGCCGGTACGCCCGGCGGGCGCGGACGGCGGCGACCGGCACGAGCTGCCGGCGACGGCGCGGCACGGGCCCGAGCAGCAGCAGCCGCTCCTGGATGTGTTCGGCCACGGTCAGCGTCGGGTCGGGCTCGTGCACCCCGGCGACCTGGCCGAGCGCGGCGGGGCCGCGCCGGCGCAGCTCCCCGTCGGTGTGCGGGAAGCAGCCGGCCAGGGCGAGCAGCAGGGAGGTGCGCCCGCTGCCGGGCGGCCCGGTCACCGCGTGCAGCTCGCCGGCCTCGGCGGTCAGGTCGACGTCCCGGTACATCCAGCCCCGGCGGGTCCGCAGCCCCAGCCCGCTGGCCTCGACGATCTTCATCGCCCCATCCCGACTTCCTTTGAACTGACCGGTCAGTACAAAAACATGGTCAGCGTAGCGCCGTACGTCCGGTTCGGCGATTCAGCGGAACGTGATCCCGGCCATGCCCGGCTCAGAAGAGCACGGTGGCGAGCGTGCCGACCGGCCGGAAACCGCAGCGCTCGTAGACCCGGCGGGCCGGCAGGTTGAAGTCGTTGACGTAGAGGCTGACCGTCGGCGCGACCCGGACCAGCGCGTCCCGGACCACCGCCGCCATCGCCGGCGTGGCGATCCCGCGACCCCGCCACTCCGGCGCCACCCAGACCCCCTGGACCTGGGCCGTCCGCCGGGTCACCACGGCCAGTTCGGCCTTGAAGACCACCTTGCCGTCGACGAACCGGGCGTACGCGCGGCCCGCGCGGACCAGGTCGGCCACCCGCCGCCGGTACCCCCGCCCGCCGTCCTCAACCAGCGGCGACACCCCGACCTCCTCGGTGTACATGGCCACCGCCGCCGGGAAGAGCCGGTCGACCTCGCCGCCGCGCACCCGCCGCACCGCCGGGTCGGCCGCCACCGTGGGCAGCGCGTCCGTGGCCAGCAGCGGCTGGTTGGGGCGTACGTCCCGGGCCGGCCCCCAGTGCGCGGCGAGGCGGTCCCAGAGGCCCAGCACCGCGTCCGCCCGCCCGACGATCGACGAGCAGATCCGCTCCTCGGTGCCGAGCTGATCGGCGAAGGCGGCGACCGCCGGCTCCGTGGCGAGCACCGGGGTCAGGTTGCCGCCCAGCCAGCAGATCGACTCCAGGTTGCGCCGGGCGCCGTAGCCCAGGATCCGGCCGTCGGCCCGCCACCAGGCCAGCCCGCGGGCGGCGACCCGCTCGGCCACCTGCGCGCCTGCGAACGGATCGAGGTCGAGCAACCGCTCGACCGCGCGGCGCTCCGATTCCCCCAGTTGCCGTACCGGCACCGTCAGCACGGCTACCAGCCTGCCAGATCGGCCCGGTGGCGCGCGGGCCGACCTGATGACCGGGTCAGCCAACCGGGATCGGCGTGGGCGCCGGCTCGGCCGGGCGGGACCGCCGCGCCCACGCCACCACGGGCGGCACCAGCAGCCCGAGCAGGAGGAACAGCGCGCCGAGCAGCAGCCAACCGGGCACCCCCCAGCCGACCGCCAGGGTGGTCACCACCACCGGCGCGATCATCCCGCCGAGCTGCATGCCCATCCCGTACGCGCCCTGGTACTGCCCTTGGGCGTGGGCCGGGGCCAGGCCGAAGGAGATCCCCCACCCGGCCGCGGCGTGCCACAGCTCGCCGATCACGTGCACGAACGCCCCGGCCAGCAGCAGCGCCACCGCGACCGGGGTCGGCGCACCCCCGCTCGCGGCGAAGAGCGCGCAGGCGACCGCGATGACCGCGCCGGCCCGGCGGGCGGCCCGGGCCGCCCCGGCCAGGTCCTCGGTGCCGCGCGAGGCGCGCACCTGGAAGAGCACCACGATGACGGTGTTGACCAGCATGCAGCCCGAGACGAGCCAGTTCGGGGCGGCGGTGTGGTCGGCGATCCACAGCGGCAGAGCGATGTTGATCAGCCCGAAGTGCATCGAGAGCAGCCCGTCGAGCACCGTGAAGGCCAGGAAGGGGCGGTCCCGCAGGGCGATCAGCCGCGGGCCGTGCGTGGGCGCGGGGACCGGCGGGACGGCCGGCAGCCGGAGCAGGATCGCCGCCGCGACCAGGTACGTCACGCAGTCGAGCAGGATCAGGGCCAGGTAGCCGGCCCGGGTGTCCGCGGCGAGACCGAAGCCGGCGACCACGGCGCCGAC
The window above is part of the Micromonospora inositola genome. Proteins encoded here:
- a CDS encoding TetR/AcrR family transcriptional regulator, translated to MTDGRSRRREDTRQRLFVAAVELIAEQGFSATTVDDIAARAGVAKGTVYYNFESKTVLFEELLRHGIGLLTADFRAAVAGLPPREALAALVRAELEYIRRYRAFAQLLLSEMWRTNREWQQTLRLLRGEAIEVIAETVRAGVASGDLPADLDVRTASSALFGVGLVVAVDWLVFQPERPIEDVQEALLGIVRRVAQT
- a CDS encoding YhgE/Pip family protein, with protein sequence MSVVRLALFELRRMTRGRLPRAALAVLTVIPLLYGALYLYAFWDPYGNLDRIPVALVNADRPAKAGDGTEVHAGRDLTDELIGRKVFGWTVTNSDDATAGLRSGRYHLVFSIPADFSATLAASPEPNQPARRGELKVVNDDATNYLSGLLARSAFSEIRAAAAESTAASYFDKMLIGFTDAKAETGRAADGAGRIHDGLGASEDGAGKIADGLDASENGAGQLADGLGRSVQGADKLASGLDQLYTGAAQIADGTNHAATETRAAAARVDAAVDKYEPLLRKNAADIQRAATLVAEGAQALADGIDALPAKADQVVTQAEQVRDRLDALVEAHPELADDPNLVAARQAADKAVTAAKAMAATLDKTDLAALQKKMTQVAATAGEVATAAPHLADDVASARAKVDQLASGLTTLAAGSAKLRDGLGGAADGADQLRGGLYRLATGARQLDGGLAQLSSGSDRLADGLTKLEGGAGDLADGLAAGEKRLPGYHDAESRSDILGDPVGLIRNSQHPAGSYGVGFAPYFLALALWVGAMITYMLLRPVNRRHVMSGAPGWRVALAGWLPAAAIGLAQAGVLFTVVTLVLGLDPVHDLATLGLLALTSLAFTAIMQLLGAALGPAGRLAALALLMLQLTSSGGTYPVQTSPGFFQAIHPWLPMTYVVAGLRHTINGGPTGPVLTGAAVLVAFGVGALLFTIGATRRSRRLTPAKLHPELTM
- a CDS encoding ATP-binding cassette domain-containing protein, translating into MKIVEASGLGLRTRRGWMYRDVDLTAEAGELHAVTGPPGSGRTSLLLALAGCFPHTDGELRRRGPAALGQVAGVHEPDPTLTVAEHIQERLLLLGPVPRRRRQLVPVAAVRARRAYRRDAFAAAIAGAGFTDSPLDPDRYGRDLTPVERQVLGLVLASLSGPNLIVADDVDAGSDAPERQWIWAALSRLADQGYAVIASARAVEPGTIAITHRLGDPTLPTRTELTLPPAALVAPRAAQDQTPEVTA
- a CDS encoding GNAT family N-acetyltransferase, which codes for MLTVPVRQLGESERRAVERLLDLDPFAGAQVAERVAARGLAWWRADGRILGYGARRNLESICWLGGNLTPVLATEPAVAAFADQLGTEERICSSIVGRADAVLGLWDRLAAHWGPARDVRPNQPLLATDALPTVAADPAVRRVRGGEVDRLFPAAVAMYTEEVGVSPLVEDGGRGYRRRVADLVRAGRAYARFVDGKVVFKAELAVVTRRTAQVQGVWVAPEWRGRGIATPAMAAVVRDALVRVAPTVSLYVNDFNLPARRVYERCGFRPVGTLATVLF
- a CDS encoding MFS transporter, with translation MRLLPEPGPARTLALSTLVNTVGRGTWLTVSALFLTRSVGLTVAQVGLGLTITALVSLVASTPMGYLADRYGPRGIQLAALVASGAFTAALVAVRSFPTFLVVGMLMAVADAASRGARGALIAGAVPADQRVRTRAWLRAVTNVGISVGAVVAGFGLAADTRAGYLALILLDCVTYLVAAAILLRLPAVPPVPAPTHGPRLIALRDRPFLAFTVLDGLLSMHFGLINIALPLWIADHTAAPNWLVSGCMLVNTVIVVLFQVRASRGTEDLAGAARAARRAGAVIAVACALFAASGGAPTPVAVALLLAGAFVHVIGELWHAAAGWGISFGLAPAHAQGQYQGAYGMGMQLGGMIAPVVVTTLAVGWGVPGWLLLGALFLLLGLLVPPVVAWARRSRPAEPAPTPIPVG